The Humulus lupulus chromosome 7, drHumLupu1.1, whole genome shotgun sequence region atctgtgggtaccatatcaaaagtaAACTTGGCCAACCTGTAACTCcctcaactccagggaccgttacggtgtgccttataaacagtgctaaactcgttaatcgagtcatttggccaaaatcgtgtaactaagtataattagcggtttagggattaaaatttttggttaagatctaacgtttcattagaatgtttactgtatacattgggatcccaaaaatataatttaaaggtctattacaagaaaatatttacaaccagccgatttaagtggcaaaacagggtttaaccctagttcctctttcaaccctcgacagtggcggtcgagcagccgcatatgtacacatcatcacctaagctctccaactcaaggatggtccagctttcttttgcctttacctgcaccacatagcacccgtgagctgaagcccaacaagaaaactcaatatgctcatgaacaatcatatcatgatatcaaatcacatctggcatgcctagcaattatagctcaattcaagcatgcaaataatctCATATAATGTTGGGGAATCAAGGacaagaaatcctgccctcctgattggatgactatcaagtcaatcctaatcagatgagtgatttaacacttgaggttctggtaaaccatactgagtgactaacaagcaagtcaccacggggttCAATActcaaagccatgcaaatgatgattagaatgatcatacagagcttatagctctgaacagatgagtgaatatcactctgaagttctgttaaaccataatgagtgactaacaagcaagtcactatggggctcggtgcccatcgCCGTGTAACAAAACCGTTatctgggctttcctgcaatggctctaatcagatgagtgactgatgggtagtcactagcttaaacagatgagtggctggtgggtagtcactagcttaaacaaatgagtgactgatgggtaagtcacacaagtgcTTTTATTTTTCATCGAACATGAGGttagtctggcattaatgctcttgttaagtcatctaatgcagatgtcgattagatctaatctttgttggcttgcgttgaatatgctaaggccgttcctgacttatgagtcaacactgtgtgaccagtgcccagtaccactgccgaacttgactaatgagtcacagcttcacaattgatactgacacctttgccaattctgactaatgagtcagtgccacacacaagtaagcaatgctaccaaacatgtatcgtatgtcaaatatccaaatacagggcattcagcacgcttacttaaaaattgctagcataattggaatcatgcataaacacagagactcaagctctgaacagtctcatattcaatattcatggcatgcctaatcacgtgtttctcgtgcatcacatgcatcacacttaaacatccaacatgcctcaataataaccatacacaagtgagcaagattgctaagcattcaatatgctatcaatgttcacatttagacatccaacatgcatcaagaataaccatgcatgtcacttatggggtgcagttttcttacctcgggttcgagcgagaattaataaaagaacgacccttgagaacgatcaacattttagttccttagcggtcacctagtcataaccaattggaatccattaataaagtaaatcaataagaggttcacaatctaaaaccacgctCCCGAAATCAATCCTGCACTCTCGAGAATCTCAAACTACCCAAATggggtaaaggaacccatcctcgagccttaaaagtcatcccgagccctaaaataggcttgctggaaaatggaccagcactgcagccctattaaatggcgttgaggcgctatttcaagtcagagaggcccagctctctgccctgcctagcgctgctacGCCAATCACAGAACAGAAACtttctggttttccctccttgcaatttcccttgaaaccaaccctccaaaccaatcccaaacatccatttcaacccctaaacctcatctacatcacaccctcatcaaaacccaagcaatcttactCAAAACCTCCACTAATTCCCAACTATCCACATaaaaaaactataagaaaaacagagtaaagcttaaatttcatggatgatttcttacctcaagctggttttgggtcctcttcaatggatgaataaGATTATAGactccaaactttgatttcctagcttggttcttcaatttgAGGTCAAAAATTCCAACGGATAAAGAGGAGAGATGATGATCATATGAAGAAGGAGAACACTCTGTTTCTCTAACATTCTACAGCTTTAAGgattgatatatatcttaggggtgaaaagaacattttgcccctaggtcaaataaaggtttctaaacaCTTCAAAGGGTAAAATCAtcttttcccgcctatctcgttaattataattaacaccctccaattcctgttattctcaatattctcaaaaaccaataattcatatcccgttaccctttaattcccggcaacgttctaatcaccaaattaccccgagactcaccccgagccccaaaaccaaccccgttatgactagaccgataacttgcattccatgaccatctcatgctgaatggctcgaaccaatccacatataatgcggtattatttataattcacccacatgcatgaaaatacacaatcacgccctcaacgggccaaattaccaaaatgccctttgttgacggtgagaactcgtcaacgaagttaagttggaaaaattatcaaatcaagatcgctaattgggaagctgtaaaaacttgaacaataacttaAGAACAATGATgtaacaataatggagaaatcaatctttcattcacactttaggctcagctacagtaaaatttccaaccccctttcaggtggccttggagttcattttatagtaggctctaatggccttaggtacatagtggtccaggggaccaagtggtacatatgtattgtattaggggagtggcttcagaggttgtggttgtacatcccgtacaggagcaggtgtcaggaggatgtctccactacttgtctgtgcccatgtctgatgcgtggtggcaggcgtattggcgcaggaggtagtggtatcggttctgacctatggtcgtagacgtacggaccatgatccttaccccagcaatctcactggcactggtatccgtacttagtacttggtcgtacaaatatatctcattcgactcgtactggatctcctaagcatagggatctcaaagtgtaaggaatgggacccttggtgcccGCACCGGCCGTGGCGTTGAGTAAGAGTTTTGGGCCCTTAGCACGAGATGCCCGAAGCACCCTAGGGTCACCCATGGGTGTAGGCGATAAGCGCGTGGCCTCGCTCTTCGTCTTAGTGTGCAAGGCAAGATGCCTCCTCTGCAAGCCTTCCCCTTCGTGTGACTTCCCCTACATGGCCCCTAATGGTGAGGTTTGGGCCCATACGTGTCAAGTGAgggggtgtcggcctcctgagaagatggcgGGCCGACGGACCTCCCAGGGCGCGTGCGCGTGGGACCTTGTGCGGCCTCGCGCATGAGGCGCCgttgacggcctcgcagcctccctcggcctcgcatggtgggagtggcccaagggcctcgcagcctccctcggcctcgcatggtgggagtgtctcaagggcctcgcgagacggggtggcttcgcccatgcgACGGCCTCACGAGATGGGGTGGCTTCGCCCCtggatggcctcgcccatgtggtgGCCTCGTGAgagggtggcctcgcgagatggggtggcttcgcccatggttggcctcgcccacgtgatggcctcgcgagagggtggcctcgcgagatggggtggcttcgcccaAGGTTGGCCTCGCCCacgtgatggcctcgcgagagggtggcctcgcgagatggggtggcttcgcccaaggttggcctcgcccatgtgatggcctcgcgagatggggtggcttcgcccaAGGTTGGCCTCGCCCacgtgatggcctcgcgagatggggtggCTTCACCCATGGTTGGTCTCGCCCacgtgatggcctcgcgagatggtggcctcgcgagatggggtggcttcgcccatggttgGCCTCGCCCACGTGGTGGCCTCACGAGATGGTGGCCTTGCGAGATGGGGTGGCTTCACCCATGGTTGGCCTCGCCCACGTGATGGCCTcacgagatggtggcctcgcgagatggggtggcttcgcccatggttggcctcgcccacgtgatggcctcgcgagatggtggcctcgcgagatggggtggcttcgcccatgcgacggcctcgcgagatggtggcctcgcgagacaggGTGGTGTGATGGCTTgccgagacgacggtggccttagggccttgcctcggccttacattttctcttgatgagattatgagcatcaacgcccttataattaaatgtggacccatatgcatgcatttatcatcatataataatataattcacatgaacatgcatatagtcattaaatagcataataattcaattatggccctcccggtcttctaatcaaggtcctaaacattattaggaaatttggagcattacacaacccatcgaatctgttaacatactcggttactgttgaaTTTCCTTGAAccaggtttagaaactcatttgtcttagcagtcttgactgcatcacagtaatatctttcattaaacagctgcctaaattcctTCTAGTTCATcgcagttgtatctcgtgtctgggataccacttcccaccatgtccaggCATCATCCCGTAATACATATGAagcacagatcactctatcgTGTCCTACCACCCCTATACTGTCGAGGatagaactgatcatgcccatccattgctcagcactgaatggatctaggcctccctaaaaaacttgagggtaatattcctagaatcttccacaaagaaattcccacttgttctcaaccctaggctgagccaatactggtgccactcctggcataacaaaggaagaggtgttccctgacagaacatGTTGCTGCTTTAAACacttgatctcttcctcttgcctctgtaatcttaattgcatatctgtaaacacctactGCAAATtatgaggggcaggtgaagagcTCAGGCCCTGGCTAAAATTCCCAACCTCAATATAACCAACATCAggtcccattaactgccttgggtacataacctctaattgaatctgcagtcaataacttgacccattaatcatgatgagcttattcaaaagccttccccacagGAATAGtcacacaacaccacattcacaaacaactgcagtgctaaaaacacacccacaaaattcatacatcaatcataacccctgctcttgcaacatacataccatgctttCACCTCCAGCAtacaaataacacatttatatattcactgagcaggtaatcatataatcatatcaatagtcaagggctaagccctaatagattctcatgctccctaatacaatatacaggtaaagcatgtacattctatttaagcagttaagcacataaccacataaatagttaccatacccagAGTGAAGcttatctttagtgacgagtgtacatgcccagcttgtctacaggaacccttaaccttggctcgctctgataccaagttgtaacgccttactacctagggaccgttacattgtgtgtttagaatagtgctaaactcgctaaacgagtttggccataatcgtgtaaataaatgtgattaacggtttaggattaaattttttggtcaaagatacaaacatttcactaaaatgtttactgtatacatgggatcccaaaatacatttaacaggttaattacaataaatgatttacaacctgccgacctaagcggcaaagtagggtttaaccctagttcctctttaaaccctcgaccgtggaggtcgagcagccgcatatgtacacatcattacctaagctctccaactcaaggatggtccaactttcttttaccttaacctgcaccacatagtacccttgagccgaggctcagcaagaaaacttaaacatgctcataagcagttaataacatgtcatcaaatcatcataagcatgcctagcagtaataaccctattcatgcatgcaggcaagtacaaataaatgattatggggtcctacgCCCTAAGTAGAAGACTGTTAAGTTAATCTGGGGTCCTGcgtcctgaatagatgactattaagtcatctGGGGTGTTATGCTCTGAataaatgactattaagtcaatttgGGGTCCaacgccctgaatagatgactattaagtcactctGGGGTCTTGTGCCTTGAataaatgactattaagtcaatctggggtcctgcgcccttaatagatgactattaagttaatctggggtcctgcgccctaagccatgtgacgttccaGTCACTTGAGCTTTTTAGCTCTGGCTCTGAGTAAccagccaagcgctttagttttcttcgaccaataggtcggatgagcatataatgctcttgttgattagatctaatcatatcgaccagtgtTCAATGCGCTATTGCTgatcttgactcataagtcaatttcaTATGACCAACACTCAGTACGATTgctgatcatgactgataagtcagagcttcacgaccaacaCTAAACGCCATTGTCATTTCTgaataataagtcagtgccactcacaagtaagcaatgcaaccaggcattcacaatgcaacaaatgtccatatatagagcactcaacatgtctcatcaataatcatgtatgtcacataatgggtgcagttttcttacctttagtccaagcacaggttaccaataaacgactctcaagcacgatcctgattctgaacCCATAacaatcacctagtcataaccataatatagaaactcgtaaaaaaatgagtaaataaatacttctagactgagtcctagcctctgggatgtagaatcctaccaaactgggtagtacgAACAATCCTAAGCCCTTAGAGTTAATGTCCCACGCCTAAAAACCAAACTTGGGAAAAACTgcacaggcgggccgcgacttggccctgggggtcgcggtgcgcctcccTGACAGAAAGCCCTCTGCCTGGGCTTTAGCGTGCGAGCCGTGACTTGGCCCTCTAGAGTCGCGACGCGCCCCCCAGGCAGAACCCTCCTAGTACTGGGTTCACACAGGTCACGACTTGCTAGAAtaaggtcgcgacccaacctcgaacccagccatttcctacgttttctcccatttaaaatcctccaaaaacctatccaaatctaaaaaacaaagttcccaaacatctcaaTTTCCCAAgtccatcaaaacccaagtctcaatcaaatcaaaaactcatcaaaacgtaaaatccaattaaagcttagaaactcgaaaactcaaaacttggATTAActctgattgagtcatttcccaatTACATCCTCCAGCTagtaagcttctaatcttccctagaatcgctatggcTCAATctttgcttgaatccgagtcctaaaactcgagtttccttcaaaaatgtgaacggtgtcaaaaagggaacgggagagagagagaacgttctgaaggtttttttttttttatttctgacaggttacttcgagcttaagtaacgtcaagcaaatcctaatgctcggggttcgaaaaacgcccccggggtaaaatagtcaaaatccccagaattccctcctgatctcactaactcccaatatatcatcaaataatcattcccattacccaatatcctggtaatgtgctaaatacccaatatacctcttgactcactccgagtcaaatattggtcccgttgtgactttcccactagcttgctccctaggatcgtctcgtgtcgagtaaccaaACATATCCATATAGTAATatacacataccacatatatgccaaatatacccataacaggcctgCTTACCCAAAAAAAATAGATTCACCCAATGACGTGGCAAGACTAGCATGCACGTGGGATGCATGTGACTACTTAAGTGGTTACGTTatggtcgaccatcgaccaaaaGAGAATTCACTCGGCAGAAGGCATATTTCGTAGTCGGCCAGAGGTGGTCGAGGTATATCAGATATTTTTTAAAGATATgtgatcttgcatttatgtaataattttaATTTCCATTATGAttgagatacgcttgtattaaatgtaattatggCCCATCGGCCTATaaggagatccttgagcctataaataagactcaaaggatTCATGAGAGAGAGATCTTTTTGGATCTTTGgagagagaattattgtttttacACAATACTTTGTATCTTTTGTTGAGCTAGTGAAACTCGGTAAACCCTAGTTTATTGATCGCATGTTTttattacattaataagaacactaagtggacgtagttcATTACAAtcacttggggccgaaccactataaatatttgtgTCATttgtctttttggcttgaattcatcttacttttgttgttttacttgactccacgtcgttgaccaaatcaagggtcaacattttggtgctttcattgagagcttgaactcaagacctccaagaagagAAAATGGCAAAAACAACTAGGAAAACGGGGCAAACCTCTGGTAATGCGCCAACCCATCCTCCTCCACAAGGTGTGGTTGAGGATGAGacacaagtggaattggaagaggaggagatggattatGAAACTTTGAGAACGACTCTGATTGTACTGCAAGAAGAATTAGCCAatttgagggctaatcaagagaatgtggctgaaacaatggttttgcagcaaagggagattgatagGCAGCACCAAGAGCTGAATGAGCagcaggctgacatggaccgccggcagagggatgccactgcCGCCTTAGAGgaagccattcagttggcccgaggacaACCTGCACCTGCCTCCCAACTGGATCAGCCACCTAGTACTCACCCACAACAAAATCCACAGTTAGATCatccccaacattaccacaattCGCCACAACCGGCAAACCCTCAGAGGCCAGAGCAACCCCCTACTGCTCAACAGGATAGGTCGTtccaggatcctgagcagcaaccatcATATCGCGCTGGTCAAGATAACCCTcagcaacaaaggcagaatagggtcaggcagcatcctagaagccctagacgccagattGATGAGGAACAAAACCttccgagcagaggacaacgtccttctgcaaGCAgaagtgtaacgccccacgtcactatggctgcttcttggaatgacgactggccctacaaaccaacacgagtctttacaatgtgctttgtcctcactcgcacacttcatgggaaaacttcccaggaggtcacccatcatgagactactctaggtcaagcacgcttaactttggagttctcaagtgatgggataccgaaaagaagatgcatcttgttggcatcgGTAAtacccattaatccatttaaACCCCCTTagactatgtagtcccatacctacacaatcttagaatcatcacacttgtccttccccaggcgatgtgggactGCACAACTCTTACCCAATCtatccccctacggatcacgagattctaactgtcacaatcacATGGTTTCAGAGCCTTGAGTTTATAGATGTCGTATACTCGTTGTATTATTAAATTTTGGGATCTGAAATGATACTGAGTTTCGCCACAAGACAAGCCACACATGAATGGTTAGTATAATCTATCAATATTTTAGTTAATGTATATTAATGATGTTGTATAATTGTATTAGAAactcattgtgtgtttgagtttcCATGATATAAGTATGTGTTTGGATTAAATAATTATTCCCATACTTGGTAGAGAAACTTAAATTTGTTATTTATCTGAATGCATGCCTTTATTATTGATGtgataaataattgatgattTATCGATGTCGATGTTTGGGTTGTTATTTTAATATTCTCAAGCTTTGAAAGTGACATATCAATTCAGTTAGTATGTTAAAGGGTTAATATGTCAGGTTAGTGTTTTGGAGAGCAGAGTTTTAAGTTATCGCTGAGAGCACACACAATAAGATTCTTTAGTGGAATTagaaaacaataatatatatataaaagtacatAATACATTTAAAATTTTGGGAGTCACATTAAGGATTGGGGTTCTGGACACGTTCTACCTCGAAGATAAACTTTCGTTGTTCAACTATAAGGTTCTTCCCAGCAGTTTGAAGTGTCCGATATTTTTCCTTCATATCAGTTGAGTAATTAGCCACAAGTTTAGTTAAAGACCCATTCTCCTTAACCAACTTCTCGTTCTCTCAAGTCAATCTCTTGTTGACCTTTCTAATGGTTAGCATCTCTTGTTTTTGCATTTCTATATACCTTTTCAAGTGGTTAACCTCTTGTGCTCTTGCAAGAACCCGTTGGCCTAGGTTTGAGACTGATGTTGCAGCCTGAATGGTAAAGACTAAGGAATCTTTTACAGCTTGTAAGTCTGACCTATGAGATAAAATTATTTGGTCTTTAGGGGTGAGTATGCTTTGACCTATACTAACGGCCACCTTTTTATTGAGCATAACTGAATCCTCTACTATGACAAGGCCAGTATCAAAGTAAAATTTGGGAAGCCAAACTTTGGGAAATTGAGTCTTTTGTTCTGGGATGTTTACAGTAGGATACACCATTAGTTGTGGTAGGGGTTCAGAAATTTTTGGCGAAGGTTCGAAAGTGGGTAGATTTGGCTCAGGTAAAGCTAAAGTTAGGTCTAAGTTTATCTGAGATGATGAGGATGTCATGTATTGCTTAGCTTGGGAGATGGAAGGAAGTAATAATGATTTGGTTTTCAAAAGCTTGAGATTGATTGTGTTTTAGTGTGtatgtgatgaattttatttatagaaacaTGTGTTAAACTTTTGGGTTATTGGATCCTTGAATCGGGTTGTTTTCTAGATATATATCGCATATTTTATCTTGTCTATTATGTATTACACTATCCTCTCTGATGACAAAAGTCAAACTTATTAAATGTAGTCGACAAAGGAATCACTTCTATTGATTTTGTGATCTTGATTTGAACATGGAAACAGTTTGTGAATTGTTGAATGAATCGAGGTGATAAATGTTAATTACTGAATTACTCTGTAGTGTGAATTACTTTCGGCAGTAAGATTATAGTATATTAGTTGCATTATCCTGAAAGTACGTtaatgtattacttgtgtgaagtGATGACTGAGTATTATTGATATAGGTGTTGAAATGAGACATGCCTATCTTATTAGACATGTGGAaaatattatgattaattaatatttattattttgttaagtaaatcaagaatatagtttcatgtatatatatatatgaaaagtgtgatttataataaacatattatttaacaattattattgtatattaatatttgaatattaaaataatatcaaatattagtttcttacagttattgatatttgtaaaactagtgaattttggagaaagtatatttattatatcactgggattgatattatgactaattaataataatataaatatttatatttatattattatcattatatcgattattacaattttatgttaaaaatatgctttcttttataaaatgactatttgaatatatacattcacataagtattgttattgatgtattttgttattaatattgaaataagtttatttatagacgaaaatttattattattgttattaatgTATCATAAAATTACATTATATTATGAGTAAGGCCTAAATCAGTGTTTTGTAACGAGGATTATGATGCATGAAGAGTATTAGcattatgatgataataattattattatcatttatgtagtttctggtattgttaatatacaccatCAATAATGTATATTTACAATTtttatagaatttaataaatgatgtaccTTGAATAGGAATCGTATGGATTGGATTGATTAACTAttggtgagcagttttaaaataagctaaggacctaaggtaagtaaatttcacattttgtgcttaagtgtggTATGCataactacattgattgtgtatgtcCGTTGTgttaagtatgggatgatgatgcatatgatgagtatgtgatgaatggttatatgagttatgtgtggtATGTATATCATAATGGATTATATGATATATAATagatgaatttcgtgatatgtgaaaaTTTCCTTGATTGGTTAAGCTTGATCTgagttatgtgcaagtatgtgttctcatGTGGATGAATATGTGGACTAccttctatgttcatgattttgttaaaTGTTATGATATAGGAAGCCTTTAAGTTTTTAGattggaaaccttagacctgagccatagctctacgttaaggtataacaacgccaccaacccaaagcttcttATATTATGACTAaatttgttttgagttgtatgaGATGTGATATAGTGCCTTAACTAAATGTCATCacacatgaatcatgaacatgaacattggcaatTTCAGCATCCGCATGTATGCATACCATGTTCAGTTATATggtacattattatgtgatataagaccatgcataaaaatatgagaaaagtttTGAAATGCCTTGAAAAATATTATGTAAAGTTAAATATTTTAATGACAACAAGGCTTAAGCAATGTGATAATAAGATGTTGAAAAAGGTGCCATTGTTTCGAGGAAGaaattaagtaagttcagtaaagaagatggaggtctataagacttatagtggctgcccactagtgtgggctaggtcagagttgaccattcagatatgtttgccatgttcccgtctttctcctccatttatatgtgtaataagtatggcagttatgacaacgatgaaatgagtaatATGATGAGCCAagctgcgatgatggctagccgaagaagaacccatgagattttatattatatgtgtaaaaaGGCCTGCAGGCATTGGCTAAATCGAACAGTGTGCACATAAGATAACAAGCCCATAACAATGTGAAAGTAAAAAGAGAAAAAGCACAAGAGTAAAATTTGAAAGTTCATGAGCAATAAAtaaaatgcataagtatataagtcagtatattagtatatgtgcacttcaaaatcacgacattcatgtgtatgtgtatgcatgagatttacttactgag contains the following coding sequences:
- the LOC133791504 gene encoding uncharacterized protein LOC133791504, which codes for MAKTTRKTGQTSGNAPTHPPPQGVVEDETQVELEEEEMDYETLRTTLIQREIDRQHQELNEQQADMDRRQRDATAALEEAIQLARGQPAPASQLDQPPSTHPQQNPQLDHPQHYHNSPQPANPQRPEQPPTAQQDRSFQDPEQQPSYRAGQDNPQQQRQNRWLTSCALARTRWPRFETDVAA